ATAAAGGGACAGTACAGTACCGCAGTGACAAGTTAAAAAGGTCTGTTAAAACAGGAGCTAGTTGCTCTGCACACAGTTTGAGCACCCGGGGTGGGATTCTGTCTGGTCCAGGGGCCTTCCTCACCTTAGTCCTGGACAAAACCctttggacttcttccagagtgaTGGTAAGTCCACTCTGCTCAAATGAAAAGTCCACTCTGCTCTGCTTTTGTGCCTTTTTGCATGACTGAACCCTGCCTTATCAATAAAGATGTATTCATGAGGGTCAGCCATGACATCCATATCAAAGATTCTCTACAGGaatcaaaaacacacacattttacTTGAAACACACTACTGTGTGTATTGGAAGATGGGCCTTTACTCTACATACTATAGCATTTCTGTACAGTATAGCAATTACTTGCATATATTGGAATTGTTGCTCTTTAAACCCGGTGGAATTCCTCTCAAAAGGCATGCGGTAAAGCTGTTTCATCATTATGTGGTTCCGCTATATTACCTGGTCAATGGTGGAAAGGCTTATGCTATTAGGCCCTTGAAATACTACCTGGTCTTCATTAATTCAGGTTTGAATCTCTTTCAAAGTGATGCCATCATTGGCAATCACCAActcaattcatccatccatccatgcatccattttcttccgcttatccaaggttgggtcatgggggcagcagctaaagcaaagccgcccagacctcccgatccgcacacacctcccccagctcctccgggggaacccagaggccttcccaagccagctgagagacgtagtccctccagcgtgtcctgggtcttccccaggtccagggggcatccagaaaagatggccgagccacctcagctggcttgtttcaacatggaggagcagccgctcgactccgagctcctcccaagtgactgagctcctcaccctatctctaagggagtgcccagccaccctgcggaggaaactcatctcggccacttgtactcgcgatcttgttctttcggtcatgagccaaatctcatgaccatagatgagggtcagaacatagatcgatcggtaaatcgagagctttgcccccctactcagatctctcttcaccacagtctgatacagtgaccgcatcactgcagacgctgcactgatccgtctatcaatctcacgctccatccaccCCTCGctcgtaaacaagaccccgagatacttaaactcctccacttgaggcaaggacactccaccgacctgaagagggcaaagcacttttttccggtcgaaaccatggcctcggatttggaggtgctgatcctcatcctggacgcttcacactcggctgcaaaccgccccggtTGCAGCCaactcagttcagtttattttaatttatatagcaccaaatcacaacaaagctgcctcaaggcacttcacacaagtaaggtctaaactttaccaacccctagagcaagcacacaggtgacagtgataaggaaaaactccctctgatgatttgtggaagaaacctcaagcagaccagactcaaaggggtgagcctctgcttgggccatgctacagacacacttgacaatagaaATATAGATATCGATATCACCATATTTACCAAGGAAGTCTCCTGCTCAGCAGTGAGCAGTCGCCGCCTGCCTTCAATAGATGGCTGCCTCTCAGTTCTGTGAAAATGAAATTTGACCATTACTGACCTATGGTCATCTATTACTGTGGCACAGCAAACAGTGCATATTCAGTCTATATGTACTACATTACTGTGCATGTACTGTGGTACAACACATGTACATGTACAGTGACAATGAGGCAAATGACctgttttccctccagaatgTACGAACAATGGATGCAACTGTGAAAGGGTTTAAGTTTGGCTGGACTAGCTGCCAGCTTCTTTCATTGTCCTCCCATGGACCACCACATGAGGAACGAGAGTGGCATGGATTTCATCAGATATCACTTGCTGCATGGTCGGAATCAATTGTTTCAAAGCACATGAACATGCCTTGAGGCTCTATTTATTGCCACTGTATGGTCTCTAGTGTCATCTTCTATGCTTTAGTGTGCTGGGACAGGAGGCTGAAGGCAGTTGAGACAAACAGACTCAACAGTtgactctgtcctgggggttgagctgcagtctgagagaggaggatgttgaggaaactgctcagcatgcaggacaacacctcccaccccctgcaggccacactgatgtcctgcagagcaccttcagccatagactgagaccaccgaggtgcaccacaaacgccacaggaggtctttctgacctgtggcaatcagactgtataactcctcccccttctgcaggatgaatacataatgaacagacgtattcagttactcagagttatgtgcaatattgtcgaacaaaaaacaacaataaaaacaacattgttcactgtttaccgtcactgtttcagtactctggcaaaataatttccttcgggataaataaagttggtctTATCTTATCCCTATTGACCCACAATTCTGATTGGTGTGTTAACGATTTTTAGGCTGAGTGTTTTCTCCTGGAGAAAGGTGTGGTCTCCGAGTTTAGGTTATGATAACTTGAGTTAATTATTTTGAGAGCAAGTGTTTGTTGAATGAACACATAGTGCAATGAATGATTTATTTGGCCACTTTTGTGTAAGGTTATGCAGGTTTTTAAAGGTTTTATAAGGTTTTTGTGCTACGGGAAACAGGTTTTCTGTTTTAGCAAACGAGAAAAACTGTAATGCAGTCAGCCAAGCAGTTTAATGTGATTTTTGTCaggaaacacaaaaacaaaattggtGTATTAGTTCCAATCGACAGTTGGAGTTGCGCTTCAGTTGTGATTGCGCCCCCTGCAGGTAATGACGTGATTTAGGTCTGAGCCTGGAGATGCCGAAGAGACGAGACATCGTCGCCGTCGTGTTAATCGTGTTGCCGTGGACACTGCTCATCACCATTTGGCACCAAAGCGCCATCACTCCTCTGCTCACTGCTCAAAAaggtaaaacacacacaaacacaccaactCTACCACACACTGGTGTGTGGTAGAGTTGGTGTGTGAcagaacagggttattccctaattatacatGTTTACTGTGAAATGTGGTACGGATGTGATGTTTCTGCTTTATACTGTATTCATTATATATCCACCTATTTTGATGGAAGCATTTTTTTTCAGCTTTAATACgtcatttatttattcagttttaCTTTCACAATTCATCTTTTAGTAAGATGAGCTAATGTATTAAGTTGGACAATTTTCTGGATCTATCCCAGAATCCAGTGCTTACAATTTCAAATCCAGACGCAGCCAacgcattttcattcatttggacCATCAAATAGAGACAATGAGTCGTTATCATTCAGCATCAGGAAATGGGTGTGTCAGGTGTCCTTCAGTGCTCAGGTAACAACAAACTTTAACGTTAACTGCAATATAAAGCTATAATTTTTAGTCAGTTTCAAGCTATTTTTGGTAAAATTCACCAATGCttgacagaaaaacagaaaaataaacccaTATCTTGTGTCACCTGACACTGAAGGATACCTTCTGTATCTACATACTGACACCAGGAACTCTGACAAGCTGTTGTTATTTCATATTTTGGTGATGCCACTGCATCTATATGTGTTTTTCATCATGTTTAGTCAAAACTCACTCAGTAAAAATGTTCATTCTCACAGTGATTTCCAATAATGTCTTTGCTCCGTTGGAGCGACTGTTACGTCTGTCTTCTGACTAGATGACAGACACAACAGTCGCTCCAAATCTAGGAACAGCTTTGCCCTCAGGGAGTCGTGCAACCTCCAGAACCAAGATGTTGCAGAGGTGGTACATACAGAATATGTCTACAGGCGACCTCCACCCTGGTCCAATCTCCTGCCCACCATTCACGTCgtcacccccacctacacccgACCAGTGCAGAAGGCGGAACTGACCCGTCTGGCTAACACtttgctccacgtgcccaacttgCACTGGATCCTGGTAGAGGACTCCCAAAGGAGGACTTCTCTGGTCAGCCGTCTCCTTCGTGAGACCGGTCTCAACTACACTCACCTCAGTGTGGAAACGCCAAGGAACTACAAGGTACGTGGGGACACTAGAGACCCCCGAATACCACGCGGTACGATACAGAGGAACCTGGCCCTACGGTGGCTCAGAGAGATCTTCAACGTAAACAACAGCCAGCCTGGGATCATCTACTTTGCAGATGATGATAACACTTACAGTCTGGAGTTGTTTGAACAGGTAGGAATTGGTTTTGTATATCACACCTCACCCTGTGgaatacggtgcatccggaaagtattcacagcgcttcattttttttccacattttgttatgttacagccttat
This genomic window from Thalassophryne amazonica chromosome 9, fThaAma1.1, whole genome shotgun sequence contains:
- the LOC117517839 gene encoding galactosylgalactosylxylosylprotein 3-beta-glucuronosyltransferase 1 encodes the protein MPKRRDIVAVVLIVLPWTLLITIWHQSAITPLLTAQKDDRHNSRSKSRNSFALRESCNLQNQDVAEVVHTEYVYRRPPPWSNLLPTIHVVTPTYTRPVQKAELTRLANTLLHVPNLHWILVEDSQRRTSLVSRLLRETGLNYTHLSVETPRNYKVRGDTRDPRIPRGTIQRNLALRWLREIFNVNNSQPGIIYFADDDNTYSLELFEQMRSTKKVSVWPVAFVGGLRYESPKVNTFGKVYGWKTVFDPHRPFAIDMAGFAVNMHLILSKPQAYFKLRGVKGGYQESSLLKELVTLSDLEPKAANCTKVLVWHTRTEKPVLVNEGKKGFTDSNVEI